TCAAAAAGTGTGCGAATGGCCTCGATCGACAGGGTTGCGCCTGCGGTTTCACAGGTCGTTGCAGGAACGCAGGAGGGCGCACCAAAGGCAATTTCCATGGGGGTCTTCGCCGCCTGACTCACCATCCAGTGGATGCCAGACAGTCCCAGCACATTGGCAATTTCATGGGGATCGGAAACCGTGGCCACTGTGCCATGAACCGTGGCTAACCGTGCAAATTCCGTGGGTGGTAAGAGGGAACTTTCGAGGTGAATATGGGCGTCCACCAATCCCGGCAGAATGTATTGCTCTGGAGTTCCGCTATCCTGCCGTTGAATCGATCGAATTTTGCCATCCTCCACCGTCACCGTGCCCGGAAATAGTCTCCTGTGGAGTACGTCAACAATTATCCCTGAAAGCCTGAAGCAAGACATGGCTGACCTCCCAGTCGGGGTTCAGGTATGGCATCGCACCGTGGCCTCTGCCCCGATCGCCCACTGGTAATATCGCCCACGGCGAGTATCGGTTAATATCGGTGCTGAATGCTTCTATACTTCTATCCTACTGCCTGTAACTGTACTCCTACCGGAACTGCGCAATAAGTTTAGTGGCAAAATGCGCGCTATTCAGTCTGTCTAGGCAACCTATTGCGTAGGATAAAAGCATAGGACACGATCGCAGGGTAAACCTATGTTTAAGAAAATCCTAGTTGCCCTGGATGGCTCATCGGCTGGAGCATCCATTTTTCAAACTGCCCTGTCTCTGGCACAGTGCAACGTAGCGGAATTACTGTTACTGCATGTATTGTCGGGGAACGAAGAAGGCAGTCCCATCCTGGTACCTCCTGGGGTAGACCCGCAATACTGGTCACCGGGCAGCGACTCCACGATCGAACTCTGGCGACGGGAATGGGAAACCTACGCAGGCGCGAAACTGGAACAACTGCGATCGTTTGCCACCACCGCCAACCAAGCCAATATAGCCACCGAAATCCGCCAACTACCTGGCAACCCTGGGCGGGTCATTTGTGAGTTGGCCCAGTCGTGGGGCGCGGATTTAATTCTGATCGGCAGTCGGGGCCATTCCGGCCTCAAAGAACTGCTGCTAGGCAGTGTGAGTCATTACGTTCTGCACCATGCCCCCTGTTCTGTACTCACCCTCAAACTTGAGTCTTAGTTTCCCCAAAAACTTGAGTCTTATCGCTGTAGCAAGTTATCACGCGATCCAAGCCTGAAATCAGAGCAGGGAAACCAAACTCAAAGTCCCTCTCCCAGAACGGGCTACCGTGTACACACAAGTCGGAATAAACTAGGAAAAAGCTATGAAAGCGCTATTTTCTATGAATAACCCGATTTTAATTCGTGCTGAGCAAACCAAAGACCGCAATACGGTCTTTGGTGATCCGCG
Above is a genomic segment from Alkalinema sp. FACHB-956 containing:
- a CDS encoding universal stress protein, giving the protein MFKKILVALDGSSAGASIFQTALSLAQCNVAELLLLHVLSGNEEGSPILVPPGVDPQYWSPGSDSTIELWRREWETYAGAKLEQLRSFATTANQANIATEIRQLPGNPGRVICELAQSWGADLILIGSRGHSGLKELLLGSVSHYVLHHAPCSVLTLKLES